From the Oleiphilus messinensis genome, one window contains:
- a CDS encoding GreA/GreB family elongation factor, with protein MNKESIILQIAVHLRNELQTVTDAANEARNTATHEESVPENKYDTFALEASYLADGLSRRVAELKSALGAYENTRFPDFTDRPIAIGAMIRVGALDTDETRLYFLGSAGGGIKVDAEGELCQVLTATSPVGQKLLGLECGDEFQITLGAGPIEWEVLDVL; from the coding sequence ATGAATAAAGAATCAATTATCCTCCAAATTGCTGTGCACCTGCGCAATGAATTGCAAACTGTTACGGATGCGGCAAATGAAGCGCGCAATACCGCAACCCATGAAGAAAGTGTACCTGAAAATAAATACGATACCTTTGCGCTGGAAGCCAGTTATCTGGCTGATGGTTTGTCCCGGCGCGTGGCTGAATTGAAGTCGGCATTGGGGGCTTATGAAAATACACGATTCCCTGATTTTACGGATCGACCGATTGCTATTGGTGCAATGATTCGTGTGGGGGCTCTGGATACGGATGAAACCCGGCTCTACTTCCTTGGTTCTGCAGGGGGTGGAATTAAAGTGGATGCAGAAGGAGAGCTATGTCAGGTATTAACCGCGACGTCTCCGGTGGGGCAGAAACTACTGGGACTGGAGTGTGGAGATGAGTTTCAAATCACATTGGGAGCGGGCCCCATTGAGTGGGAGGTCCTTGATGTCCTCTAG
- a CDS encoding substrate-binding periplasmic protein, whose product MKVKSYFSFAWLFLALATSVQADDHVRYSITEISWEPYWIIQNGVASGILHDVILELDARIEAEFIPVKPFLPVKRADLEFQAGLIQLDCCLNPDWRPSPANQAVTLWSDTVLTVNEILIFPKGKRFPYQTLHDLKDKKIATILGYGYVGAEYFTRSDSKDNVSQIQKIAFQRAHAGIIDVNEFNYMVRTHEVVRDVRPLIEIGPIINRSDLRVRIHQSRPELLGTVNVALRKIREEGVIDRIIARYTDEFIRTEPVSRLP is encoded by the coding sequence GTGAAAGTCAAGTCGTACTTTAGTTTTGCATGGCTGTTTTTGGCGCTTGCAACGAGCGTGCAAGCTGATGACCATGTTCGCTATTCGATCACTGAAATTTCCTGGGAGCCGTACTGGATCATCCAGAATGGTGTCGCCAGCGGGATATTGCATGATGTTATTCTGGAGCTTGATGCACGTATCGAGGCCGAGTTCATTCCGGTCAAACCGTTCTTACCGGTAAAGCGTGCTGATCTGGAGTTTCAAGCAGGACTTATTCAGCTCGACTGTTGCCTGAATCCTGATTGGCGGCCGAGTCCCGCCAATCAGGCTGTTACGCTGTGGTCCGATACGGTACTCACCGTGAATGAGATTCTTATCTTTCCGAAAGGTAAACGTTTCCCCTATCAGACGCTTCACGACCTCAAGGATAAGAAAATTGCGACCATTCTGGGGTACGGCTATGTCGGAGCAGAGTATTTCACCCGGAGTGACAGTAAAGACAATGTCTCGCAGATCCAGAAAATCGCATTTCAGCGTGCCCATGCGGGCATAATTGATGTTAATGAGTTTAACTACATGGTGCGAACCCATGAGGTTGTGCGCGACGTCCGGCCCTTGATTGAAATAGGGCCAATCATTAATCGCTCTGACCTGCGAGTCCGGATACATCAATCCCGTCCTGAATTATTGGGTACGGTGAATGTTGCGCTACGGAAAATACGTGAAGAAGGCGTGATTGACCGCATCATCGCCCGCTATACTGATGAATTTATCCGAACTGAACCGGTTTCCAGGTTACCCTGA